The Salvia miltiorrhiza cultivar Shanhuang (shh) unplaced genomic scaffold, IMPLAD_Smil_shh original_scaffold_316, whole genome shotgun sequence genome includes a window with the following:
- the LOC131004091 gene encoding putative F-box/LRR-repeat protein 8 — MGQTASAARPRSSKSTAAISPFLAEPGLENPDDSGAELDNSAEIDYSLSLPDECLACIFQSLSAGDRNRASVVCRRWLAVEGQSRHRLSLKAAAELSAAIPRLFARFDSVTKLALKCDRRSVSIGDDALILISQRCRNLTRLKLRACRELTDEGMSVFAANCRNLQKFSCGSSSFGAKGMNALIDNCGLLEELSVKRLRGITDATAAEAIGPGKAADSLKIICLKDLYNGQCFGPLIIGAKNLRSLKLFRCSGDWDKLLELIADRVDSLIEVHLERIQVSDLGLSALSKCANLEVLHLVKTPECTNIGLMAVAEKCRLLRKLHIDGWKTNRIGDDGLIAVATYCPNLQELVLIGVNPTRLSLEKLATNCQSLERLALCGSETVGDTEISCIAAKCFALKKLCIKSCPMSDHGMEALAGGCPNLVKVKVKKCRGVTTEGADWLRASRGSLSVNLDAVEPELPDASISEQEAGDADGDAPLGGGSGDPNIASSSSNGRSTSFKMRLGSFSRRSLAMCTFKRWSSFGGRLRSNSGRS; from the coding sequence atgGGTCAAACCGCTTCCGCTGCGAGGCCCAGATCCTCCAAATCCACCGCCGCTATCTCGCCGTTCCTGGCGGAGCCCGGCCTCGAGAACCCCGACGATTCCGGCGCCGAATTGGACAATTCCGCCGAAATCGATTACTCTCTGAGCCTCCCCGACGAATGCCTGGCGTGCATTTTCCAGTCGCTCTCCGCCGGCGACAGGAACCGCGCGTCCGTGGTCTGCCGCCGCTGGCTCGCGGTGGAGGGGCAGAGCCGCCACCGCCTCTCGctgaaggcggcggcggagctCTCCGCCGCCATCCCCCGTCTCTTCGCCCGCTTCGATTCCGTCACGAAGCTCGCGCTGAAATGCGACCGCAGATCCGTCAGCATCGGCGACGACGCACTGATTCTGATCTCGCAGAGGTGCAGGAACCTCACGAGATTGAAGCTCCGCGCCTGCCGCGAGCTCACCGACGAGGGGATGTCGGTTTTCGCCGCGAATTGCAGGAATCTGCAGAAATTCTCGTGCGGCTCTTCCAGCTTTGGGGCTAAAGGGATGAATGCGCTGATCGACAACTGCGGATTGCTTGAGGAGCTCTCGGTGAAGCGATTGCGAGGGATTACTGACGCTACAGCAGCTGAAGCAATCGGGCCGGGTAAGGCTGCTGATTCTTTGAAAATTATCTGTTTAAAAGATCTTTACAATGGGCAATGTTTCGGGCCTTTGATAATTGGGGCTAAGAATTTGAGAAGTTTGAAGCTGTTTAGATGCTCTGGAGATTGGGATAAATTGTTAGAATTGATTGCTGATAGGGTTGATAGTTTGATTGAGGTACATTTGGAGAGGATTCAAGTTAGTGATTTAGGGCTTTCGGCCCTCTCTAAATGTGCAAATCTGGAGGTGCTGCATTTGGTGAAGACGCCCGAATGCACGAACATCGGGCTTATGGCAGTCGCTGAGAAATGTAGGCTGCTTAGGAAGCTCCACATTGATGGATGGAAGACTAATAGGATAGGTGATGATGGATTGATTGCTGTGGCTACTTACTGCCCTAATCTGCAGGAGTTGGTCTTGATTGGTGTGAATCCCACACGATTGAGCTTGGAGAAGCTGGCTACGAATTGCCAGAGTTTGGAGAGATTAGCCCTTTGTGGGAGTGAAACTGTTGGAGACACGGAGATATCATGCATTGCTGCAAAATGCTTCGCGTTGAAGAAGCTGTGCATCAAGAGCTGTCCAATGTCGGATCATGGCATGGAGGCGTTGGCGGGTGGGTGCCCTAATCTGGTGAAGGTGAAGGTCAAGAAGTGTAGGGGGGTAACCACTGAGGGAGCGGATTGGTTGAGGGCGAGCAGGGGTTCTCTCTCCGTGAATCTGGATGCTGTCGAGCCTGAACTGCCCGATGCAAGCATTAGTGAGCAGGAAGCTGGTGATGCTGATGGGGATGCTCCATTGGGTGGCGGGAGTGGAGACCCTAACATTGCATCAAGCAGCAGCAACGGGAGGTCCACTTCGTTCAAGATGAGGTTAGGGTCTTTCTCGCGGAGGAGCTTGGCGATGTGTACATTCAAGAGGTGGTCGAGCTTTGGTGGCAGACTGAGGAGCAACTCCGGAAGGAGCTGA